Part of the Methanobrevibacter olleyae genome is shown below.
GCAACTGGACTTTCTGGATTTCCTACAATATAATCTCCAGTAACAGGTGGCCAATTTTCAGATGTAGGTTTCTTTTCTACCATATTATCACTCCTTTATCAATAAATATTATAAAAATTATTTTTATCCCAATTTTCATGGGTTGATATATGAATTCTGATATATAAAGGTTTTTATTGAATAGCTTAATAAGTTTTTCATATTTTTAATAAAAATATTAAATAATTTATAAAATAATCTATATTTTTTAAATAGATATAAAATCCAATTTTTTTTATTTTTTTTAAATTTTTTTTACTAAACACTGTATAATTTAATTAAAAATAATTATTCAGTTTAATTTTTTCCTTTAATTTTTTTTAAATGATTTAAAATGAAGCAAATATAGAAAAACTTTTATCTAATTTTAAAGAATCTTATAAATAAATTAATTTCATTTTTAATTTTGAAAGGATTTTATAAATAAAATTAATTGGTCTTTTTAAAAATCCTATTTCCTCTATCAGTTTTAATTTTTTTTAAAGTTTTATAAATTGTTAAATAAAACTTAATAATTTTAATAGATTGTTCATCATTTTATCCTTATTTTCTCTTTTAAAAAAATTTAAAAAAAATAATTTTTCATTAATCATTAAAATTTTAGATAATTTTTGATTTTTTATTATCTTTTAGAATTTTTTATTATTTTGTTTAATAAAAAAATTTATTAATTAAAGTTTATATACTATTACATACAAATATACTATTAACATTCTTTCCAAATATTATTAATTAAATTTAATAAAGTTCATAACTATATCATTAGTTAAAAATTGGGTTTAATGAGAGATTTTTCAATCCTTTATAAAAGAATTTCTCTATTTTTTCTTAAAAATATAAAATTCTAAGATAATTTTAAGAAATCCCAATTTCTGTAATATAATTTAATCTTAAGTTTAGTGAATTTAGGAAAAAATTTTATTTAAATCAAAAAATTATTAGCCTCAATCATTATTAGAAACACTCCCAAATTTCATTAGATTTAATTTTAAATTATTATTACAGTTGAATTTAAATAAAAGTATATTTTGCCTTTTTAAAAAATCATTTTAAATGCCATTGGGAAAGTAACTTAATGTTATTAATGGGATTTCATCTTATACCTGCTATATATAAATGTTAGAATAAGTATATAAATTCATTTATGGAAAAATAATTTATTTTAGCAGTATAGTATATTTCAGTTAAAATGGGATAATTATAATTTTATTATAATTTGGGATGATGGTATTATGATTTTTAAAAAATCTTATGATTAAATAAGATTAGATCTTTTTAAAAATCTGTATTTATTTTTTCAAATATTAACTATTTTTTTAAAATCTGTCTTTAGTTTTTTTTAAAGATAAATCTTTTTTTATAGAATTAGTATTTATTTAATATTTTTAATTATGAAAAATTAGTTATAAATTAGCTTAAGATAATAAAAATAGATTGTTTTTTTCTTTTAGTAAATATGAATAATAGCTAATTTATTTTTTTACTATTTTATTTTAAAAGAACTTATAATTATTTATTTTTTTACTATTTTATTTTAAAAGAAGTTATAATTATTTATTTTTTTTTAAAAAAAAATTAATTTATGTGTATATTACACATAAATTATTTAAATTATTTTTTATATTTTCTTGGAACTAATATCAATGCAAATAAGCTTATTAATAAAATTACTAAAGGATTTCCAGCTTTTGGTATAGTATGTACTTCTATATCCTTAGGAGGATCTGCTTTTTTAGGAATTTTATCTGTTTTATTTGTATCATTCTTATTAGTTTCATTTTTAGTTTCATTTTTAACTACTTTAGTAGTGTTTGTGCTATTTACTGTTTCGTTAGTAATGTTATGTCCAGCTATAGCTGTGTTTATTTTTACTCCTTCAGTAATAGCCTTAAAAAGAATTTTTAGACTTATGGATTGACCTGGAGTTAATGTACCTTTATAAGTCCAAGTATCTTTTCCATCAAAGTCCCATTCATTGTTTTTATCTATATATGATAAATAAACTAATCCATTGGAATATTCATTATCTTTAATATAGACACCTGTTAAATTACAATCACCGGTATTTCTTAAAATGATTGTAAAACTAACAGTTTCTCCTATTTTAACTATTTTATTATTGGAAATCTTTTCAATTGCCATTTCTGGTTTGAAAACAATAGTTTTATTACTACTATTAGATATGTTAATGTTATTGTATCCTGAACTAACATTATTTACTAAAATTCCATTTTTTGTAGTATTAAATATTAAAATTAAACTTCTAGATTCCCCAGGATTTAGTTGTTCATTTAATATATACTTATTGTTTTCCTTTGTCCAATTTCCTCTTTCTATTTTCCAAGCAATAAAATCTAATCCATCACTATAATCTTCATCTATAATGAAAGGATTGTTGATAATATCTTGACCATTGTTAGTTAGGGTAATTCGGAATTCAACGAGATTACCAATTAATACTTCAGGATTTAATGTTTCTTTTTCTACAGTTTCGTTAATTTCCTCATAAGTGAGATTAAATATCACTGAATTTTGAGTACTATTTGGGGTCATGAAATATCTGAAATTAAATGTTACAACTGTTCCATTTTTTAGAATTTTACTTGCATTATAAGTTGGAATTCTAAAACCAGAATTGTATAAATCAATTACATGCTGAATTGGAGGATATTTTGTTCCATAATTAGTATAATTTCCATCTGTAAATGCCCAAATGAATTGAAACATAGCATAAGGTTCAAAAACACTTTGATTAAAGTAATATTCATATATCAATATTTTAACATATTCAAAAACATTTTCTCCAGTTCTAGAATTTCTTACAGCAGTCATATCATCTATAAGATATCCATATGTTGGAGTAAGTGCACCAGATTCTGAACAGAATCCTGGTTCACCTGTAGATAAGTTAATTTCACCAGCATATTTTGCTTTAGCTAATTCAGATATATTTAATAATACATATTCGTTTATTTGATTACCTAAGTTACTATTAGATATTGCAAATACATTTGTACCATTGTTAGCCTTATTATTGTAAAAATTATTATTGTAAGAATCTATATTTTCAGCTAATATTGCTCCACCATAAGCCTTAGCAGAGTTATTAGTGAAATTAGAGTTCATTACAACAATATTATTACTTAAAACAGCACCTGCATAGGATAAAGCTGAATTATTGGTAAAAATGGAATTATTAATAGAATTATTTGATCTTTCAGCGTTAACAGCTCCACCACCATAATTTGCAGAATTACTAATAAATTTTGAATTATTAATATCTGATTTATTATGGGAGGAAATAGCTCCACCAAATTTTGCATTGTTGTTTATAAAGATACAATTATTAACAATTGTATTTGAAGCTCCTAAAGCACCGCCTCTTTTTCCTCCTGTATTATTAGTGAATATTGAATTTTCCGCATCAAGGTTGCCATTTGCACATATAGCTCCTCCATTATCTAATGCATAATTAAGTTCAAAAGTACTATTTTTTACAGTTACATTAGGTGCATTAATAGCCCCACCATTACTTATATAATCATCATATGCACTATTATTTCTAAATAGTGAGTGGTAAATATAAACATTTTTGAGGCCATATATAGCTCCACCGTTTTTAGCTTCAGAATTTTCAAATGTAGAATTATATATATAAACATTTTTTCTTGCGTATATTGATCCACCCTGCAAATTAGCCATGTTAGATGGATATATTTTATTTTGGTTAAAATAGGAGTTATTCACTACAATATCTTCATAGGTGCATATTGCACCACCACTACTATTGGCAATATTATTAATAAATGATGTGTTATTTAAAGAAACTGTACCATTTGATAAAATTGAGGAACCTTCCTTACTGTTTCCATTATAAAAACTTAGATTATTAATAGTTAATGAAACATTTGAAATCACATTTAATATGCGTCCACTATCTTGGGCATCAAGAATATGATTATTTCCATTAATTATTAAACTTTTATTAATTATTATCCCATTAGTTAAATTTGAATCGGTATCTGGATTAAAATAATAATCTTTGTTGATGTTTATTATTCCATCAGAATTTGAATTAATCAAATCTTCTAAATCTTTGAAAGAACCATTATCAGAAGAATTTCTACTTCCTTCTTTAAGATTCTTTTCGCTTTTGGAATTATAACCTAAATCTTCTTTATTAGTTTGCTGAATCTGATTGTCAGCTTCAACTTGTGAATCTGAGATTATTATATTTTCACTATTAGTGATCTTATTGTCAATTTCATCAAAATTAGTAAGATTTTCACTAATTTCTAATGCCGATACGG
Proteins encoded:
- a CDS encoding DUF11 domain-containing protein, producing MKKKIAVILLIFSLFLTISSVSALEISENLTNFDEIDNKITNSENIIISDSQVEADNQIQQTNKEDLGYNSKSEKNLKEGSRNSSDNGSFKDLEDLINSNSDGIININKDYYFNPDTDSNLTNGIIINKSLIINGNNHILDAQDSGRILNVISNVSLTINNLSFYNGNSKEGSSILSNGTVSLNNTSFINNIANSSGGAICTYEDIVVNNSYFNQNKIYPSNMANLQGGSIYARKNVYIYNSTFENSEAKNGGAIYGLKNVYIYHSLFRNNSAYDDYISNGGAINAPNVTVKNSTFELNYALDNGGAICANGNLDAENSIFTNNTGGKRGGALGASNTIVNNCIFINNNAKFGGAISSHNKSDINNSKFISNSANYGGGAVNAERSNNSINNSIFTNNSALSYAGAVLSNNIVVMNSNFTNNSAKAYGGAILAENIDSYNNNFYNNKANNGTNVFAISNSNLGNQINEYVLLNISELAKAKYAGEINLSTGEPGFCSESGALTPTYGYLIDDMTAVRNSRTGENVFEYVKILIYEYYFNQSVFEPYAMFQFIWAFTDGNYTNYGTKYPPIQHVIDLYNSGFRIPTYNASKILKNGTVVTFNFRYFMTPNSTQNSVIFNLTYEEINETVEKETLNPEVLIGNLVEFRITLTNNGQDIINNPFIIDEDYSDGLDFIAWKIERGNWTKENNKYILNEQLNPGESRSLILIFNTTKNGILVNNVSSGYNNINISNSSNKTIVFKPEMAIEKISNNKIVKIGETVSFTIILRNTGDCNLTGVYIKDNEYSNGLVYLSYIDKNNEWDFDGKDTWTYKGTLTPGQSISLKILFKAITEGVKINTAIAGHNITNETVNSTNTTKVVKNETKNETNKNDTNKTDKIPKKADPPKDIEVHTIPKAGNPLVILLISLFALILVPRKYKK